The Kineosporiaceae bacterium genome contains a region encoding:
- a CDS encoding acetate uptake transporter: MSSAEPQVVDKPLDVRVSALPEQVPFTARVADPGPLGLACFALTTFVLSCFNAGLLPATVKPVIFGLALFYGGAVQVIAGVVEYAKGNAFGGLAFCSYGAFWMAYWYLSTHLSLMPKATPSDISRGIGLFLLAWTIFTAYMFIVSFRTNAALVITFGVLTAALTALTIADLTVNPEITKIGGWLGIVTAFLAWYTSFAGVMNATAGRVVLPVMPLKK, encoded by the coding sequence ATGTCTTCCGCTGAGCCGCAGGTGGTCGACAAGCCCCTAGACGTCCGGGTCTCCGCTCTGCCGGAACAGGTTCCGTTCACCGCGCGTGTCGCCGATCCGGGCCCGCTCGGCCTGGCGTGCTTCGCCCTCACCACGTTTGTGTTGTCCTGCTTCAATGCAGGCTTGCTGCCGGCCACCGTCAAGCCGGTCATCTTCGGTCTGGCGCTGTTCTACGGCGGCGCCGTGCAGGTGATCGCCGGGGTGGTCGAGTACGCCAAGGGAAACGCCTTCGGAGGCCTCGCCTTCTGCTCCTACGGCGCCTTCTGGATGGCGTACTGGTACCTGAGCACCCACCTGAGCCTGATGCCCAAGGCCACCCCGTCGGACATCTCGCGGGGGATCGGCCTGTTCCTGTTGGCCTGGACCATCTTCACGGCGTACATGTTCATCGTGTCCTTCCGGACCAACGCCGCCCTCGTGATCACCTTCGGCGTGCTGACCGCAGCCCTGACCGCGCTGACCATTGCCGACCTGACGGTGAACCCCGAGATCACCAAGATCGGCGGGTGGCTGGGAATCGTGACGGCCTTCCTGGCCTGGTACACCTCGTTCGCCGGAGTGATGAACGCCACCGCCGGGCGCGTCGTCCTGCCCGTCATGCCCCTGAAGAAGTAA
- a CDS encoding metal ABC transporter permease: MQRALVASLLVGLTAPMVGIYLVQRRLALIGDGIGHVALTGVALGFLTGAAPVGAALVCAVLGAGAIEVIRASGRASADIALAVMFYGGIAGGVVMIGLSPSGTPANLNAYLFGAITTTTPADLVIFGALSVVVLLVALGLAPHLFAVSNDEEYARASGMNVLTLNLMLSSLTAATVVISMRVVGLLLISALMILPNAVAQVVATSFRGSLVTAIAVGVGVSVTGTTASYYLDTPSGGTIVLLAIAVFLLASVAVAARRAVHARRAHDHAEHAHEHGPGCGHPTIDHGDHVDYEHDGHRHAVHGAHYDDH, encoded by the coding sequence ATGCAACGGGCCCTGGTCGCCTCGCTGCTCGTGGGATTGACGGCTCCCATGGTGGGGATCTATCTGGTGCAGCGGCGCCTCGCCCTGATCGGCGACGGCATCGGGCACGTCGCGTTGACCGGGGTGGCGCTCGGCTTCCTCACCGGCGCGGCACCCGTGGGCGCCGCGCTGGTCTGCGCCGTCCTCGGCGCCGGGGCCATCGAGGTGATCCGTGCCTCCGGGCGGGCCAGCGCCGACATCGCCCTGGCCGTGATGTTCTACGGCGGGATCGCCGGGGGCGTGGTGATGATCGGGCTGTCCCCGTCGGGCACCCCGGCCAACCTCAACGCGTATCTGTTCGGCGCCATCACCACGACGACCCCGGCCGATCTGGTGATCTTCGGCGCGTTGTCGGTCGTCGTCCTGCTCGTCGCCCTGGGTCTGGCCCCGCACCTGTTCGCGGTGAGCAACGACGAGGAGTACGCCCGGGCCAGCGGCATGAACGTGCTCACGCTGAACCTGATGCTGTCCAGCCTGACCGCAGCCACCGTGGTGATCTCGATGCGGGTGGTGGGGTTGCTCTTGATCAGCGCCCTGATGATCCTGCCCAACGCGGTGGCGCAGGTGGTGGCGACCAGCTTCCGGGGCAGTCTGGTGACGGCGATCGCCGTGGGGGTCGGGGTGAGTGTCACCGGCACCACGGCGTCCTACTACCTCGACACCCCCTCCGGCGGCACCATCGTGTTGCTCGCGATCGCCGTGTTCCTGCTCGCCAGTGTGGCCGTGGCGGCGCGGCGTGCGGTGCACGCCCGCCGTGCTCACGACCATGCCGAGCATGCCCACGAACACGGCCCGGGCTGTGGTCACCCGACCATCGACCACGGCGACCACGTCGACTACGAGCACGACGGACACCGCCACGCCGTTCACGGAGCGCACTATGACGACCACTAG
- a CDS encoding MFS transporter, translating into MAAPDDAARLDRSRDSRPGSALPRGVRSGYALGGVATGAFGTVPGLMLLPYLTERLAVPAALAGVIVFAPKAWDVVLNPIAGRISDHSTSPQGPRRPFLLRAGLTLAVAFALLFAGPASPRALATGWVAVLFLACATAYAFFQVPYVAMPAEITDDADERTRLMTWRVAILSVAILVSGGLAPLIRNQVGPDHGYTVMGVFVAALIAAGALGAWWGTRAAPTGAVRAATGSLRSQLALVAADRDYRALLGTFVIQALAVGSMLAGVDYVARQVLHDAGAGSLLFVGFVAPAILFTPLWERLGRRVGKRRGYTAAALVLATGALALVFARGLSMPLILLAVAVVGVGYAGAQLFPLSMLPDVAAADAARTGQNRVGVFTGVWTAGETLGMALGPGLYGGLLALGGYVSSTDATAAQPGSAITAIVVGFSALPAALVLASLLVLRRYRLES; encoded by the coding sequence ATGGCAGCTCCGGACGACGCCGCGCGGCTCGACCGCTCGCGCGACTCCCGACCCGGCTCCGCGTTGCCCCGCGGCGTCCGCAGTGGATACGCCCTCGGCGGGGTGGCCACCGGGGCGTTCGGCACCGTGCCCGGACTGATGCTGCTGCCCTACCTGACCGAACGGCTCGCCGTCCCGGCCGCCCTGGCGGGGGTCATCGTGTTCGCTCCCAAGGCCTGGGATGTCGTCCTCAACCCGATCGCGGGCCGGATCAGCGACCACTCGACCTCCCCGCAGGGGCCACGACGACCGTTCCTGCTGCGGGCCGGGCTCACCCTGGCGGTGGCCTTCGCCCTGCTGTTCGCCGGCCCGGCCTCCCCCCGAGCGCTGGCGACGGGCTGGGTGGCCGTGCTGTTCCTGGCCTGCGCCACCGCGTACGCCTTCTTCCAGGTGCCCTACGTCGCCATGCCCGCCGAGATCACCGACGACGCGGACGAACGCACCCGGCTGATGACCTGGCGGGTCGCCATCCTCTCGGTGGCGATCCTGGTCAGCGGTGGCCTGGCGCCGCTGATCCGCAACCAGGTGGGGCCGGACCACGGCTACACGGTCATGGGGGTGTTCGTCGCGGCGTTGATCGCGGCCGGCGCGCTCGGCGCCTGGTGGGGCACCCGCGCCGCCCCGACCGGCGCCGTCCGCGCCGCCACCGGAAGCCTGCGCAGTCAGCTCGCGCTGGTCGCCGCCGACCGTGACTACCGGGCGCTGCTGGGCACCTTCGTGATCCAGGCACTGGCCGTCGGATCGATGCTGGCCGGGGTCGACTACGTCGCACGACAGGTGCTGCACGATGCGGGCGCGGGCTCGCTGCTGTTCGTGGGCTTCGTGGCCCCCGCGATCCTGTTCACCCCGCTGTGGGAACGCCTCGGGCGTCGGGTCGGCAAACGCCGTGGCTACACCGCCGCTGCTCTGGTGCTCGCCACCGGCGCCCTGGCCCTGGTCTTCGCCCGAGGCCTGTCGATGCCGCTGATCCTGCTCGCCGTGGCCGTGGTCGGCGTGGGGTACGCCGGCGCTCAGCTCTTCCCGCTGTCGATGTTGCCGGACGTCGCGGCTGCCGACGCAGCGCGCACCGGGCAGAACCGGGTCGGGGTGTTCACCGGGGTCTGGACGGCGGGTGAGACCCTCGGCATGGCCCTCGGCCCGGGCCTGTACGGCGGGTTGCTCGCTCTCGGGGGATACGTCTCCTCCACCGACGCCACCGCGGCCCAGCCCGGTTCGGCGATCACGGCGATCGTGGTGGGATTCTCCGCGCTGCCGGCGGCGCTGGTGCTGGCTTCGCTGCTGGTGTTGCGACGCTACCGTCTCGAGTCATGA
- a CDS encoding zinc ABC transporter substrate-binding protein, with amino-acid sequence MILMLKRSHLAVVLLTGSLALAGCGSSSDSSSSGSSSSDQGARLSVVASFYPLQYVTQRLLGDKGTVTNLTPPGAEPHDLELSPKDVATLSDASLVIYLAGFQPAVDDAAKSQAGAKAFDVTAAARLDLAGHEEHEAEGQGASPGASPEAEHDHGAVDPHFWLDPTRLADVADAVAGRLATAAPALAETVRANATTLRTDLEKLDGELRAGLASCSDKNLVTSHEAFGYLAQRYGLTQLGIAGLSPEAEPDAGTLAKVTDFVKANRVATIYYETLVSPDVARTVARSTGAQTAVLDPIEGLADSSAGSDYLGVMRANLATLRTGQRCS; translated from the coding sequence ATGATTCTCATGCTGAAGCGCTCGCACCTGGCCGTCGTCCTGCTGACCGGCAGCCTTGCCCTGGCCGGCTGTGGTTCGTCGTCCGACAGTTCATCGTCCGGCAGTTCGTCGTCCGACCAGGGCGCCCGGCTCTCGGTGGTCGCCAGCTTCTACCCGCTGCAGTACGTCACCCAGCGCCTGCTCGGCGACAAGGGCACGGTCACCAACCTGACCCCGCCCGGCGCCGAACCGCACGACCTGGAGCTGTCCCCCAAGGACGTCGCCACACTGTCCGACGCCTCGCTCGTGATCTACCTGGCGGGATTCCAGCCGGCGGTCGACGATGCGGCGAAGAGTCAGGCCGGGGCCAAGGCCTTCGACGTGACCGCAGCCGCCCGCCTCGACCTGGCCGGCCACGAGGAGCACGAGGCCGAAGGGCAGGGTGCGAGCCCCGGCGCGAGCCCGGAGGCCGAGCACGACCACGGAGCGGTCGATCCGCACTTCTGGCTCGACCCGACCCGGCTCGCCGACGTGGCGGACGCCGTCGCCGGACGTCTGGCCACGGCCGCACCCGCCCTGGCCGAGACCGTGCGAGCCAACGCGACGACGTTGCGAACCGACCTCGAGAAGCTGGACGGCGAGTTGCGGGCCGGACTGGCGAGCTGCTCCGACAAGAACCTGGTCACCAGCCACGAGGCCTTCGGCTATCTCGCCCAGCGCTACGGGCTGACCCAGCTCGGCATCGCCGGCCTGTCTCCCGAGGCCGAACCCGACGCCGGCACCCTGGCGAAGGTCACCGACTTCGTGAAGGCCAACCGGGTCGCCACCATCTACTACGAGACGTTGGTGAGCCCGGACGTGGCCCGGACCGTTGCCCGCAGCACCGGGGCGCAGACCGCGGTTCTCGACCCGATCGAAGGGCTCGCTGACTCCTCGGCTGGTTCGGACTACCTTGGCGTCATGCGCGCCAATCTCGCCACGCTGCGCACCGGGCAACGGTGCAGCTAG
- the recO gene encoding DNA repair protein RecO encodes MPLYRDEAVVLRTQKLGEADRIITFLTRERGRVRAVAKGVRKTSSRLGGRVEPFMQVDIQLYEGRSLDIVNQVETIGAYGLGIAGDYGRYTAGTAMLETTERLTETEGEPSLQLYLLLVGGLRSLATGEHDAGLILDAFLLRALAVAGWAPSFTDCARCGEPGPHRAFAIASGGSVCPTCRPSVATAPHLLTLELLAALLSGDWEIADAADERHRREASGITAAYLQWHLERQVRSLRLVER; translated from the coding sequence ATGCCGCTCTATCGTGACGAGGCGGTCGTCCTGCGCACCCAGAAGCTGGGCGAGGCCGACCGCATCATCACGTTCCTGACCCGCGAGCGCGGGCGGGTGCGCGCCGTGGCCAAGGGCGTGCGAAAGACCAGTTCGCGCCTCGGCGGGCGGGTCGAGCCGTTCATGCAGGTCGACATCCAGCTGTACGAGGGCCGATCGCTCGACATCGTCAACCAGGTCGAGACGATCGGTGCCTACGGGCTGGGAATCGCCGGCGACTACGGCCGCTACACGGCCGGGACGGCGATGCTCGAGACCACCGAACGGCTCACCGAGACCGAGGGCGAACCGTCGTTGCAGCTCTATCTGCTGCTGGTCGGCGGCCTGCGGAGCCTGGCCACCGGCGAGCACGATGCCGGCCTGATCCTGGATGCCTTCCTGCTGCGGGCCTTGGCGGTGGCCGGGTGGGCGCCGTCCTTCACCGACTGTGCGCGCTGTGGCGAGCCGGGGCCGCATCGGGCCTTCGCCATCGCCTCCGGTGGCTCGGTGTGCCCGACTTGCCGGCCCTCGGTGGCCACCGCACCTCACCTGCTGACGCTGGAATTGCTCGCCGCGCTGCTGTCCGGTGACTGGGAGATCGCGGATGCCGCCGACGAGCGGCACCGCCGCGAGGCCAGTGGGATCACCGCGGCCTATCTGCAGTGGCACCTGGAACGACAGGTGCGGTCGCTGCGTCTGGTCGAGCGCTGA
- a CDS encoding YibE/F family protein produces MHAHGGGSPPPLSRRVTTVLAAVVGAVIIATMAGLVMLWPPDVEPVVGVGNPYESVDFLAGRIESVRRATCEGTSADRLPDGSIPASVQCVTARVSTEPGHVAGVPAELDIALPPSVDRAGVGVGDRIRIARYPAVDGQPPVYAWSDVARAGPLGALAIGFALLVVAVARLKGLASLLGLSVAFVAIDRFVIPALLAGENPVAVALVAGTAIMTVLLYSAHGVNVKTTTALLGTLAGLLATSALAVWATSATHLTGLDDEQGGRLSQLTTQAGLGDVILCGVIIAGLGVLNDVTISQASAVWELHAAAPHLSARRLFAGAMRIGRDHLASVVYTIAFVYAGAALPVLMLERIYGRPLSDLLVSGGVAEELVRTLVTSAGLVLTIPLTTAVAALLATATVQRRQPA; encoded by the coding sequence GTGCACGCACACGGTGGTGGCTCGCCCCCGCCGCTGTCCCGCCGCGTGACGACGGTGCTGGCGGCCGTGGTGGGTGCCGTGATCATCGCCACGATGGCCGGCCTGGTGATGCTGTGGCCGCCTGACGTGGAACCGGTCGTCGGGGTGGGCAACCCCTATGAATCGGTCGACTTTCTCGCCGGTCGGATCGAGTCGGTGCGTCGAGCGACGTGCGAGGGCACCTCGGCGGACCGGCTGCCGGACGGCTCCATCCCGGCGAGCGTGCAGTGCGTCACCGCGCGGGTGAGCACCGAGCCGGGTCACGTGGCCGGGGTGCCGGCCGAACTGGACATCGCGCTGCCACCGTCGGTGGACCGGGCAGGCGTGGGCGTCGGCGACCGGATCCGCATCGCCCGGTACCCGGCCGTCGACGGCCAACCCCCGGTCTACGCCTGGTCGGACGTCGCCCGTGCCGGGCCGCTGGGGGCTCTGGCCATCGGCTTCGCCCTCCTGGTGGTGGCTGTCGCCCGGCTCAAGGGACTGGCCTCTCTGCTCGGTCTGAGCGTCGCCTTCGTCGCGATCGACCGGTTCGTCATCCCGGCCCTGCTCGCCGGGGAGAACCCGGTCGCCGTGGCACTGGTGGCCGGTACGGCCATCATGACGGTGCTGCTCTACTCGGCCCACGGCGTGAACGTGAAGACCACCACCGCGCTGCTGGGTACGTTGGCCGGTCTGCTGGCCACCTCGGCCCTGGCGGTGTGGGCGACATCCGCAACCCACCTGACCGGTCTGGACGACGAGCAGGGTGGGCGGCTCAGCCAGCTGACCACGCAGGCCGGTCTCGGTGACGTCATCCTGTGTGGAGTGATCATCGCCGGTCTGGGTGTGCTCAACGACGTGACGATCAGTCAAGCCTCGGCGGTCTGGGAGCTCCATGCCGCGGCGCCGCACCTGTCGGCCCGGCGGCTGTTCGCCGGGGCGATGCGGATCGGTCGCGATCACCTGGCGTCGGTCGTCTACACGATCGCCTTCGTCTATGCGGGCGCGGCGTTGCCGGTGCTCATGCTCGAACGCATCTACGGCCGACCGCTGAGCGACCTGCTCGTCAGCGGCGGCGTCGCCGAGGAACTGGTACGCACCCTGGTCACGTCCGCCGGGTTGGTGCTGACCATCCCCCTGACCACCGCGGTCGCGGCGCTGCTGGCGACCGCCACGGTGCAGCGTCGTCAGCCGGCCTGA
- a CDS encoding transcriptional repressor, with product MTTTRRLQTRQRSAVWAALQDSSDFTSAQQLHARLRESGDGVGLATVYRTLQALAEDGALDVVRNVDGEVLYRRCSTGHHHHLTCRRCRRTVEVDSAAVERWAREVGNEHGFGDVEHVIEVFGTCRDCAAGSQAG from the coding sequence ATGACGACCACTAGGCGGCTTCAGACCCGGCAGCGCTCGGCGGTCTGGGCGGCGCTGCAGGACAGCAGCGACTTCACCAGCGCGCAACAGCTGCATGCTCGGCTGCGCGAGAGCGGTGACGGCGTGGGGTTGGCCACCGTCTATCGCACGCTGCAGGCGCTGGCCGAGGACGGTGCCCTGGACGTCGTGCGCAACGTCGACGGCGAGGTGCTCTACCGGCGCTGCAGCACGGGGCACCACCACCACCTCACCTGTCGGCGCTGTCGACGCACGGTCGAGGTGGACTCCGCGGCCGTGGAGCGTTGGGCCCGAGAGGTCGGGAACGAGCACGGGTTCGGCGATGTCGAGCACGTGATCGAGGTGTTCGGCACCTGCCGGGACTGTGCCGCGGGGTCTCAGGCCGGCTGA
- a CDS encoding isoprenyl transferase, with the protein MRRRAQPTTSPTGPTPARSEPIAPTPHPSGARPPGIPHEFVPRHVAIVMDGNGRWANARGLPRTQGHEMGEAALLDVVAGAIEIGVKHISAYAFSTENWRRSPEEVRFLMGFNRDVIRRRRDQMHSWGVRVRWAGRRPRLWRSVISELERAEDLTRHNDVATLTMCVNYGGRAEIADAVRGIAAEAAAGRLDPGRIDERTIARFLDEPDLPEVDMFWRPGGEQRTSNFMLWQAAYAELVFTDELWPDVDRLALWRAIELYAARDRRYGGALDTPEAGPVVG; encoded by the coding sequence GTGAGACGACGCGCCCAGCCGACCACCTCGCCGACCGGCCCCACCCCGGCTCGCTCTGAGCCGATCGCCCCGACGCCACATCCCTCGGGCGCCCGGCCGCCGGGTATCCCCCATGAGTTCGTGCCGCGGCATGTGGCGATCGTCATGGACGGCAACGGACGGTGGGCGAATGCTCGGGGCTTGCCGCGCACCCAGGGGCACGAGATGGGTGAGGCCGCACTGCTCGACGTGGTGGCCGGAGCCATCGAGATCGGCGTCAAGCACATCTCGGCCTATGCCTTCTCGACCGAGAACTGGCGGCGTTCGCCCGAGGAAGTGCGCTTCCTGATGGGCTTCAACCGAGACGTGATCCGACGCCGTCGCGATCAGATGCACTCCTGGGGCGTGCGGGTGCGCTGGGCGGGACGACGTCCGCGGCTGTGGCGCAGTGTGATCAGCGAGCTCGAGCGGGCCGAGGACCTGACCCGGCACAACGACGTCGCGACCCTGACCATGTGCGTCAACTACGGCGGACGGGCCGAGATCGCCGACGCCGTGCGCGGGATCGCCGCCGAGGCTGCCGCCGGCCGACTCGACCCGGGCCGGATCGACGAGCGCACCATCGCGCGTTTCCTCGACGAGCCGGATCTGCCCGAGGTCGACATGTTCTGGCGTCCCGGCGGGGAGCAGCGCACCTCGAACTTCATGCTCTGGCAGGCCGCTTACGCCGAGTTGGTGTTCACCGATGAGCTCTGGCCGGACGTCGACCGGCTGGCGTTGTGGCGTGCCATCGAGCTCTACGCCGCCCGGGACCGGCGTTACGGCGGTGCCCTGGACACGCCCGAGGCCGGTCCGGTGGTGGGCTGA
- a CDS encoding aspartate aminotransferase family protein, with amino-acid sequence MTTADDLSRVESIRARLDALRAHDLPTQGGHTLAYVYDAGRPDVDALAREALAAFGGTNGLDPTAFPSLAVMERELVAFVGELLDAPTGFAGTVTSGGTESCLLAVLAAREAWAQGRAPGARPRIVAPTTVHAAFHKAAHLFGLDLVLVDVDPRTFRADPAALVAAITEDTALVVVSAPSYAHGVIDPVSEVAAAAAARGVRCHVDACIGGLVLPFLDDPRPPAWDFTVPGVTSISADLHKYGYTPKGASVLIHRSMALRHNQFWATAGWPGYGVVNSTLQSTKSGGPLAAAWAVVQLLGRDGYAELAAAARGAALRIAEAVGDIDGVRLLAVPDSTLVTLAADGSCDVYTIADDLLARGWYAQPQLPFGDGAASLHLSLSAATAAGVEEFIHALREAVGAAVTAGPVQVDAGLAHLLGSLDPTTLDDAALAGLLAAAGLADSDGGGVTLPSRMAPVNALLAACPVPLREALLVAVVERL; translated from the coding sequence ATGACCACCGCCGATGACCTCAGCCGGGTCGAGTCGATCCGAGCTCGGCTGGACGCACTGCGCGCCCACGACCTGCCCACCCAGGGCGGCCACACCCTGGCCTACGTCTACGACGCGGGCCGTCCGGACGTCGATGCCCTGGCGCGTGAGGCACTCGCCGCCTTCGGTGGCACCAACGGCCTCGACCCCACGGCCTTCCCGTCGCTGGCGGTGATGGAGCGCGAGCTCGTCGCCTTCGTCGGTGAATTGCTGGACGCGCCAACGGGTTTCGCCGGAACCGTGACCTCAGGGGGCACCGAGTCGTGCCTGCTCGCGGTGCTCGCGGCGCGGGAGGCCTGGGCACAGGGACGCGCGCCGGGCGCGCGACCTCGGATCGTGGCGCCGACCACGGTGCACGCCGCCTTCCACAAGGCGGCGCACCTGTTCGGGCTCGATCTGGTGCTGGTGGACGTCGACCCGCGCACGTTCCGGGCCGACCCGGCTGCCCTGGTGGCCGCGATCACCGAGGACACCGCGCTGGTCGTGGTGAGCGCGCCGTCCTATGCCCATGGCGTCATCGACCCGGTGAGCGAGGTGGCGGCCGCGGCGGCAGCCCGCGGCGTGCGATGCCACGTCGATGCCTGCATCGGGGGCTTGGTGCTGCCATTCCTCGACGACCCGCGCCCTCCGGCCTGGGACTTCACGGTGCCCGGGGTGACCAGCATCTCGGCCGACCTGCACAAGTACGGCTACACCCCCAAGGGCGCCTCGGTGCTGATCCACCGCTCGATGGCGTTGCGGCACAACCAGTTCTGGGCCACCGCGGGCTGGCCGGGCTACGGCGTGGTGAACTCCACGCTGCAGTCGACCAAGTCGGGCGGCCCGCTCGCGGCGGCCTGGGCCGTCGTCCAGCTGCTCGGCCGAGACGGCTATGCCGAGCTGGCCGCCGCCGCTCGGGGTGCGGCGCTGCGCATCGCCGAGGCGGTGGGTGACATCGACGGAGTGCGGCTGCTCGCCGTCCCCGACTCGACCCTGGTGACCCTGGCCGCTGACGGCAGCTGCGACGTCTACACCATCGCCGATGACCTGTTGGCGAGGGGCTGGTACGCCCAGCCCCAGCTGCCGTTCGGTGACGGGGCCGCCTCGCTGCACCTGAGCCTGAGCGCGGCCACGGCCGCAGGAGTCGAGGAGTTCATCCACGCCCTGCGTGAGGCGGTGGGGGCAGCCGTCACCGCCGGGCCGGTGCAGGTCGACGCCGGGCTGGCCCACCTGCTGGGCTCGCTCGACCCCACGACCCTGGACGACGCAGCCCTCGCCGGGCTGCTGGCCGCTGCCGGGTTGGCCGACAGCGACGGCGGAGGCGTGACCCTGCCGTCACGGATGGCCCCGGTCAACGCCCTACTCGCCGCCTGCCCCGTCCCGCTGCGTGAGGCACTGCTCGTCGCCGTCGTCGAGCGGCTCTGA
- a CDS encoding metal ABC transporter ATP-binding protein, with translation MQLEPVIELQGAAIGYGERPVVRDVDLRVHRGDVLALIGPNGSGKTTIVRGLLGLARVMDGEIRLFGTPSTQFSERWRIGYVPQRHTVVGAVPSTVLEVVGSGRLPRKRWFSRTSATDRAVVDRAIELVGLTERRAVPVSTLSGGQQRRVLIARALASEPEILIMDEPTAGVDSQSQVRLVATLERLVENGLTLVIVTHELEPLRSVLTRAVEVREGRIVADGPVAELAGAGHDAGTDAHHPQAPSGWLGGLGLAESAGA, from the coding sequence GTGCAGCTAGAACCCGTCATCGAGCTACAGGGCGCCGCCATCGGGTATGGCGAGCGCCCTGTGGTGCGTGATGTCGACCTGCGGGTCCACCGGGGCGACGTCCTGGCCCTGATCGGGCCGAACGGCTCGGGCAAGACCACGATCGTGCGCGGCCTCCTCGGGCTGGCTCGGGTGATGGACGGCGAGATCCGGCTGTTCGGCACCCCGTCGACCCAGTTCAGCGAACGCTGGCGGATCGGCTACGTGCCACAGCGCCACACCGTGGTCGGTGCGGTCCCGTCCACCGTGCTCGAGGTGGTCGGCTCGGGCCGGTTGCCACGTAAACGCTGGTTCTCCCGCACCTCGGCCACCGACCGCGCCGTGGTGGACCGGGCCATCGAGTTGGTCGGCCTGACCGAACGCCGTGCCGTGCCGGTGTCCACCCTGTCCGGTGGCCAGCAACGCCGGGTGCTCATCGCCCGGGCACTGGCCTCCGAACCCGAGATCCTGATCATGGACGAGCCCACGGCCGGGGTGGACTCCCAGAGTCAGGTCCGCCTGGTCGCCACGTTGGAGCGACTGGTCGAGAACGGATTGACCCTCGTGATCGTCACCCACGAGCTGGAGCCGCTGCGCTCGGTGCTCACGCGCGCCGTCGAGGTACGTGAGGGCCGGATCGTCGCCGACGGACCCGTGGCCGAGTTGGCCGGGGCGGGTCACGACGCCGGCACCGATGCGCACCACCCACAGGCGCCGTCCGGCTGGCTCGGTGGCCTCGGGCTGGCCGAGAGCGCAGGTGCCTGA